The nucleotide sequence CCGGCACCGTCGCGTCGAAGAACATAAGAAAACCGGCGACGCCTTGAGCGAACAGTTCGTGCGCTACGACATCGCCGACGAAACCCAACACGTGCGCTTCGGCAAACGCTGGTTGCCCGAAATGTTGAAGCATGTCGGCGAACCCAAATCGACCGACGACTATGTCGCCGCCACCATCAGTGTATGGGAAAATGAATACAAAACGGGTAAGCTCTCACTCAATGTCGAGTAGCCATCCGCCACGCTCCTCTTTGCCCTCGCCCCGTCTCCGCTGCATGGTTCCCGTCAAGCAACCCGATCAAATCCGACTCGCCATCCTCGGGTGCTCACCGGGCAACGGCCACCCGTATTCCTGGAGCGCCATTTTCAACGGCTATGATCGCGATCTCATGACGGCTGAATGCCCCTACCCGGGCATCCCCGCCTACTTGAACCAAGAGCCGAGCGCGACCCTCACCATTCCCGGGGCTCGGGTCACCCATATCTGCTGCACCGGGGCCGGCGACTTTTCCGCCGAGCATGTGGCCCGCTGCGCGCACATCCCCCACGTGGTTGAAAAACCCACCGATGTGATCGGCCATGTCGATGCCGTGATCATTGCCACCGACATCGGCGGCGACCACGTGGAACGCGCGCGCCCCTTCGTCGAAGCCGGTCTGCCCGTCTTTGTCGATAAGCCCCTCGCCGATAACCTGCCGGATCTGCAAACGTTCCACAACTGGGTCGAAGCCGGGCACGCCATCATGTCGTCGAGCTGCATGCGCTACGCCCGTGAGTTCCTGCCCTACCGGCAGTCCACCCAAACCCTCGGCGCGCTGCGCTTTGTCAGTATCACCACCGCAAAACGTTGGGAGACCTACGGCATCCACGCCCTCGAAGGGATCTATCCAATCGTCGGTCCGGGCTTTGAAACCGTGCGCAACACCGGCACACCCGAACGCAACATCGTGCATCTCACCCATCGCGACAGGATCGACATTGTCGCGGTTGCCACCGCCGATCTCTACGGTGCCTTCGGCTGCCTGCAACTCGGCGGCACCACCGGCCACGCCGAAGCCGCTTTTGGCGACACCCTGCACGCGTTCAAAGCGCAACTCGCCGCCTTCATCGACTTCCTGCGCACCGGTGAACGGCCCTTCCCTTTCGCCGAAACCGTCGAGCTGATCAAACTCGTCATCGCCGGAAAGCTCAGCCGCGACGAAGGCGGCCGTGAGGTGCGGCTCTCCGAACTCACGCTCACCTGATTCGCCCCCTATTTTCAATTCGGTCCAGACCACTCCTCTTCCAACATGAAACTCCGACCCAGCCGCGTGCTGAAACGTCTCGCCGACGGCCAACTGCCGACGTCCCTCAAAATCAATCTCGCCGATCCGCGCGTCATCGAAATCGCCGGACTCTGCGACGTCGATGCCGTGTGGCTCTGCCAGGAACACGTGGCCAACGACTGGATCGCGCTGGAGAATCAAATTCGCGCTGCACGCGTGCATAACATCGACTCCCTGGTGCGCGTCTCCCGCGGGAGCTACAGCGACTACATTCGGCCGTTCGAATCGGACGCCACCGGCATCATTGTGCCCCACGTTGCCAACGCCGACGAAGCGCGAGAAATCGTGCAATGGACCCGGTTCCGCCCCATCGGCAGACGGGCTTTGGACGGAGGAAACATCGACGGGAAATTTTGCCTCACCCCGGTCGAAGACTATCTCGAACACGCCAACACCGAGCGCCTGGTCATCTTCCAAATCGAGTCCCCCGAAGCCCTCGAACACGTCGAAGAAATTGCCGCCGTGCCCGGTTTCAACGGGATCCTGTTCGGCCCGGGAGACTTCAGTCATTTGATCGGAAAAGTCGGCCAACTCAATGCGCCGGAAGTCGTCGCCGCGCGTCAACGCGTGGGGGCGGCTTGTCGGGCCAACGGCAAATTTGCCATGACCGCCGGGGTATTCGCTCCGCTCGAGGATTTGGTCGCAGAAGGCTATCGGGTGATCAACATTGGGGCAGACGTTGTCGCCATGTCATCCTATATCCAACAACGCCTGCACACCGTGCAGGACACCATCAGCAAGCTGCCGACCACACTCAAACCGGCCGCTCAGTCTCCCTATGTCTGACGTGCCCTCATTTTCCCTGGGCGGCAAAGTCGTCGTGCAATTCGGGGGCACCGGGGTGCTCGGCCGATCACTCGTCACCGCTCTTGCCGGAGCCGGGGCCACGCTGATCGTGGCCTCCCGCAATCGCGATTCACTCGCCAGCCTGGCGACCAAGGAACACGAGGCGGGCCGCACCGTGCATGTCGACGAAGTCGACATTGGCTCCGAGGCGTCACTCCAAGCTCTCCGTGATCGCATCCTCGCTACCCACGGCCGCATCGACGGCATCGTATTCAACGCCGTCAGTCGGCCGATGAAATCCTACGACGACAACCTCGCCGCTTGGCAGGCCTCCATGGACGTCAACGCCACCGGCTTCTTCGCCACCGTGCGTGCGTTTGGCGACGCCATGGTCGGACAAAAATCCGGCAGCATCGTGAACATTGCTTCGCAAATGGGCTCGATCGGCATGAATCCGTGGCTCTACGAAGAGACTCCGATGCAGATCCCGCCCGACTATTTCTTTCACAAGGGCGGCATGATCAACCTCACGCGGTATCTGGCATCCCACTACGGCTCCCACAATGTGCGCGTCAACGTCGTCTCTCCCGGTGGAATCTATAATCCCGACCAACCGCAGGCCGAAGCTTTTGTGACTCGCTACGGTAAGATGACGATGCTGGGCCGCCTGGCCCAGGCTCGCGAAATTGGCGGCAGCGTCGTGTTCCTGCTCAGCGATGCCTCCACCTACGTCACTGGCACTAACATCGCCATCGACGGAGGCTACACCGCAAAATAACGCGCATCGCACGGAGGTTCAAATCAGCTGGGCCGCGCTTTAACCGCCTCGGCCAGCTGCGCTTTTTTTCGCGCCCGCGAACGTGCGATCACGTTGCATTGACCAGACATGCCTCTTCCTACGCGGTGCCGGACTCAGCGGACGAAGCTGCGTTTTTCACTGCTCATTTTTGCTCAAGTGGCGGGTTCTATTGGTTCCACCGGGAATCCCATCCGCTCTCAATCAACCCGATTAATCACACCTCGCTACGGAAGATCTCAGCGCGCTCCATCAAGACGAATTCACTTGTGCGTTGAAATTCCTGTATTCGAGCGTATGCGAAGAATGAAATGAAAAGCGTCAATACCGATGTAGCCTACGACTACGTGCGCCGCCGAATCTTAAGCGGAGAATACCCCCCCGGACACGCGTTGATTACCGAAGGGTTGTCCACCGCCACTGGTGTGAGCCGCACCCCCGTGCGCGACGCCCTGCGAAAGCTGGAGGCAGACGGTTTGGTGACGATCCGCGCCCACGCCGGCGCCAGCGTCAAAATCATGGACTTGAAGGAATTCAAGGAGATGTGCGATTTGCGCCTCGCGCTTGAGAGCCATGCCGCCGGACTCGCCGCGCAATATCGCAATGAGCGCGACCTGGCGGAGATGCGTCACGCCAACTCCGAGATGAAACGGCTCACTGGTGCCATCCTCAAAAAGAAGTCCGAGGAGCCCCTCATCTCAGAACTGGTGCGGGAAGATGTTCGATTCCATATCGCCATTATGACCGCGGCCCGGAACGACCTCATCAAAAAGGAAATCCTTCGCCTGCACCTTATCAATCGAGTGGTATCGGGGCAAAACGGCACCGACCGCGCCACCCAGACCAAAGCACTTCGCGACGTGCATCGCCAGGAAGTGCTGGAGAGTCATAATCAAATCCTCACCGCGATCGAAGCCGGTGATGCTGCCGGGGCCAAACAAGCCATGGAGCATCATATACAGGATATCATCGACAACCGTTTGTCGGCGATGGTGGGAGCCGAAAGCGGGCTCATTACCCACGAATTAACCGACGAAGAGTTGGTGTATTCTCCGTAGATCGAGGGTCCGCAGGCTGCTCCGGTTCGGCCGAACTACGGCACCTACCGCCTCCCCGACTCCACAAAACCGTCTTCCGACACTTCGGGTTGCGGATCTCTGCATCCGGCCGGGAAACTCGATCTTCAGCGCTGCGGTCAGACTCAATGGAATGTTCGCCAATGTCGCCTTAATCGCAGCACCGCTACGTTGGCAGAAATGCAGCACAGACAGTGCCCATTCCCCAATCGCTCCAGAGATTGGTTCAAAAATGTTTCACCGACCGTCAAATTCCATTGACCAGTCTCCGTCAGTGGCCAGATGTATACACCTGTCCACTGACGAACCGCCGAATATCGGCGCAGGAACGAACTCATACTATGAAAAACCATATGCCTCTCGCCCGACCGGGGCGGCGACTACTCACGTGTGCAGCCATGACGGCAGCCTCCCTTGGATTGTCCGCGCAATCCGAACCCGCGACCAAAAAATCCTCGGAGTCAGATGCGATCGTCATGTCGACCTTCGAGGTCAGCACCGAACGTGACGTCGGTTACTTCTCCGCCGAGACCACCGCTGGCACTCGCACCTCGAAGCCACTCGTCGAACTTCCCGGCACCGTGAGCATCATCAACGAAGCGATGATCAAGGATCTGAAGATCGATCGTCTCGCCGATGCGCTCAACTACGGCACGGCCGGAGTCACTTCGCTGGATATCATCCAGGACGACTTTTCGATTCGCGGCTACCGCGAGAGCAATCGCTTCCGTGATGGCGTCTCCCAGTCCGGTTTCTTCAACAACCAACTCTACGACATCGAGCGCATCGAAGTGCTCAAGGGTCCCGTGGCGCTGAGCTTCGGCTCCGGCACGATTCTCGGCGGCGCGGTCAACATGATCGCCAAAGCCCCTTCGGCCACGCCCGTGCGTGAGGTCGACGTGAGCATCGGCGGCAACAGCTTCGTCCGCGGCACGGTCAACGTGTCCGACGCACTGACGGATGATAAGAACGTCCGCTACCGCGTCACCGCCGGCGCGCAGAACGACGACCGTTGGAAGGAGATGGAACGCGATAACAACATCTTCTTCGGCAGCGGCGTTGATTTCGATTTCGGCAACTCGACCGTGTCCCTCTACGGCTACCACTACGAGACCGACAGCTACATCTACTTCAACGATTTCCTCACCAGCCAGACGCCTGCCGCCGGTATCTTGGAGTTCAACGACAACTCCACCGAAAGCTTCTCCACCGCTCGCGGGAAGGACGTCTACTACGATAGCACCGACGACTACTTCAAAGCGTCGATGGCCACGCAGTTGAACGACGATCTCTCCTTCAAGGTGCTCTACCGTTATCAGGGCCTGAAGGATCGCCGCCGCATCATTCGTGGCATCTCGTTGGACGCCGATGGTTACACCCTCAATCGTCAGGACATCCCTTTCGCCATCGACGGCGATACGTCCACCGTCCAGGCCGATTTGAACTACTTGCTCAACTTCGCCGGTATGACCCACGACATCACCGTGGGTGTCGACTACACGCACTCGTTCAGCCGCCAAGGTCTGGTCGTTCTGCCCGTCGATCCGATCGACACGCGCAATCCTGACTTCTCCAGCGACGACAATCTGCCCATGGGCGACGCCATCCCGGCTTTCACCTCGGACAACGCCAACTACTCCGACGTCACGTCCTACTACGTCAGCGACTACCTTTCCTTCTTTGAGGACAAGTTGACTTTAGTCGGTGGCATTCGCTGGGTCGATGTCATCACCAGCCGCAAGAATCGTATCAACGGTGATATCACCCGCGAAGAGACCCCCACCCAAAGCGCTCCCCGCTATGGCGCGGTCTATCAACCCACCAAAAACACGTCCGTCTACTTGGTTCACTCCGAAACGGTTGCGTCTTCCAATGGTCTGAACCAACGCGGCGAGCTCCTGCCCGACTCCGTCGGCGAGATGGATGAAATCGGCATCAAGGCCTTCGACATCAAGTTGCTGGGCGGCCAGCTCTTCTCCTCGGTCGCCTACTTCGACATGGCGAAAACCAATGTCCGCGTGATCCTGCCGGACATCGATCCGCAAACCGGATTCAGCATCATCACCACCACGACGGGTGACACCTCCAAGGGCTTTGAATTCGAATTGGGCTACCGCGCCGAAGTCGGCCCCGGTCAAGTCGATCTGATCGCCACCCACTACAATGCCGAGACCCGCAATGCCGACGGCCTCCGCGTGCCGTTTGCTCCGGACGATGTATCGAGCCTGTTGCTCAAGTATAGCTGGAGCGAGGGCGCTCTCGACGGTCTCGCCATTGGTCTCGGTGGCTACTTCGAAAGCACCAAGCTCGCCTCCACCTCCCAGACGCTGATTCTGGACTACGGCAATACCTACGACGCGTTCGTCAACTACAGCTGGAATGACTGGCGCTTCAGCCTGAACCTGAACAACATGTCGGACAACCGCTACGTGGCTCGCTACGCCGCCCCTGGTTTGATCCAAGGCAGCGAACCCCGCACCGTCCGCTTGAACGTCGGCTACAGCTGGTAGCCCACCGCGCGCTCCGCGCTTAATAAAATTCCAGGGCCTCGATCGTATTTCCCAGCTCCATTGGCTGAACGATCGAGGCCCTTTTTCATGTCCCTCGTCTGCTTTTCCCCGCCCCCCGTTCTTTGTTCCGAATCCATCGCTCACTGGCTCCTTCACGCCACCACCAAGCGTAACAACCACAGAACGGAAAAACTCCCTCTCGCCCCCTCCCCTTTTTCGACGGCGTGCCGCCGTCGCGATCTCTCCCTTTAATCTCTTCACCAAATATACGTCCTATGAAGAAGCTCCTCGCGTTCCTGCTACTACTCAATTCAGCACTCCTTGCTCAACCCCTCGAACTGGGGTCCCGACTCGAAATGTTCGTCGACCACTTTCTCATCGACGAGATGGATGGCGTCAGCCTCGAGATGCAGAAACCGCACAATGCCGGTCACGCGTTGGACTTCAATGACCCGTGGGACCGTGACGCGTCCGGCTACGCCACCGTCATCGAAGACGACGGCCTCTACCGGATGTATTATCGCGGTGGCCCGGCCGATGACTCCGCCGGAAAAGATGAAGGCTCCACCTCCTTTTTTTGCTACGCCGAAAGCCGCGACGGTATCAACTGGGTGAAACCCGAGCTCGGCCTGGTCGAGTTCGAGGGTTCGACCGCGAATAACATCCTGCTTTCCCCGTCCCCGAAGGACGACCCTTACACGCAAAGCCTCGCGCCATTCATCGATCGACGCCCCGGCGTGCCTGCCGATGAACGCTATAAAGCCATCGGCGGACAATGGCCCCAAGGTCTCTACGTTTCAGTCTCCCCCGACGGGATACACTGGCGCAAGTGGCGCGACGAACCCGTGTTCTCCAATGGTGCTTTCGACTCACAGAACGTCGCCTTCTGGTCCGAAAGCGAAGAATGCTACGTGCTCTATTTCCGCGTCTTCAGCGGTTGGACCAACTACGCCTCCGATCAAAAATGGAAGACCACCGGGTTCCGCACCATCTCCCGCACCACCTCCCCCGATCTGATCAATTGGAGCGAACCGGAACGCATGAGCTTCGGTGCCACGCCACTGGAGCAACTCTACACCAATCACACCCACCCCTACTTCCGGGCCCCCCATCTCTATATCGCCACGCCCATGCGGTTCGTGCCCGGTCGTCGCTTTCTGAACGATGAGGAGCTCGCCGCCCAAGGCGTGGGCAAGAACTTCCTCGGGATCGTCCGTGGCACCCACAACATTCCCAATGAACTCTCCGACACCGTGCTGATGACCAGTCGGGGTGGTGCGCGCTACGATCGCTCCTTCATGGAATCCTTTGTGCGCCCCGGTCTCGACCGCGGAAATTGGGTTTCCCGCAACAGCATTCCCGCCACCGGTATCGTGCAAACCGGTCCGGCCGAAATGTCGATCTACGTCGGCCAAAACTACGTGCAACCCACCGCCCACCTCGCCCGCTACACCTTGCGGCTCGATGGCCTCGGCGCCGTCAGCGCGCCCTACGCCGGCGGTGAAATGATCACCAAACCACTGACCTTCACCGGCAATCAACTCGTGCTCAACGCCGCCACTTCGGCCGCCGGTAGCATCCGCGTCGAAATCCAAACCGCCGAGGGTAACCCCATCCCGGGATTCACCCTCGAGGAGTGCCCCATTTTTGTCGGCGACAGCTTGGAAAAGGTCGTCACCTGGGACAACGGCGGCGACCTCAGCAAACTCGAAGGCCAGGCCGTGCGCTTACGTTTCGTGATGATGGATGCCGATCTGTTCGCCCTGCAGTTCAATCCCACCAAATCGTGACCTGACTTCCCCGTCATGGCGACCTCTTCTCCCTACCCCACTCGCCGCCACCATTTGCTCCCCGTCGTCCGACCTCTCCTGTTCGGACTCGGGGCCGCCCTCTCGACGGCGGCTGCACCGTTCCAACTGCCCGATACCGGCGCCCCGGCCAGCACTACCGTCGTCCTGCTGGCCATCGATGACCATGCGTTTCCGCTGCGCGACAACCTCGCGCTGTATCTGACCACTCCCACGGTGAGAGCCGAACCCGTGCTCCAACCCTCGGTCGATCCGAACGCTCCCGACAACGCCGCCACTCATTTTTACGGCTCCGTCATCCGGGAGGAAAATCGGTTTCGCATGTGGTATTACGCGGTGCACACCGTGTCGACCGAGGGTGCCATCGGCGTGAGTCCAGTGTGCTACGCGGAAAGCATCGACGGTGAAATCTGGACCCGCCCCCACCTCGGCCAAGTGGACTGGAAGGGCAACCGCGACAACAACCTCGTCGCGCTCGGACCCGATCCGACGGAAGCCTGCTCCGGCGTCTCGGTCATCCGCGACGACACCGATCCGGATCCTGCTCGTCGCTACAAGATGGTGTTCGGTAAACAAATCGAAACTGCGGCCCAACAGCGTCTCGGCGTATCCCGGCGCTGGGTGGTGCGCACCGCCGTAAGTCCGGATGGCCTCACCTGGACGCAACTGCCGCAGGTCGTTTCCGGCGATCAGTTCGCCGAACTCTCGTCCCTCTACCACCACAACGGCCTCTACGTGGTAAACTCCCACATCCGCAGCCACGGCGAGGGCGACCGCCAGGAAGGCCGCCAAGGCTACGCCTGGGTCTCGCCCGACTTTACCCATTGGTTGCCGCAATCCGCGCCATCCTTTAAAACCGCCGAACCTCTGGACGGCGCCGGCTGGGGCACCCACGGCAACTCCGGAGACGACTACACCCAAGTCCATCTCGGCGTCGGAGCCACCTCCCTCGGCAACGTCGCCATCGGCCTCTACGGCATGTGGCATCAACGCCAGCCCAACTGGGGCGAGGGCGGCATCACTTGCGACCTCGGTCTCCTCCTCAGTCAGGACGGTCTTCACTTCAATGAAGTCGTCAAAGGCCAGCCCTACCTGCGCAGCGAACAATCCCCCGCCAAACCAGTGGCGGGCAAAGCCTACCCGACCATTCTCTGCCAGACCAACAGCATCCTCAACGTCGGCGACGAAACCTGGATCTACCACGGTCGCTGGCGCAATGTGGACTTCCAGCAACTCGGCTCGCCCACCAACGACGGCACCAACGTTGCCCAAAACTATTGGGGCGGCGTGGCACTCGCCAAACTCCCGCGGGATCGTTGGGGCGCCCTCGCCTTGTGGGCCGAATCCGATCAGGGCAGCCTGTGGACCACACCCATCACCTTGCCCGCCGCCGCCGCACTCACCGCCAATGCCGCCGGACTGAGTGGACTCACCTTCCTCGTCGCCGACGAACGCTTCAACCCGATCGAAGGATTCGCGGCAGGTCGCGCCCCCGCCACCGACGACAACGATCAATTCGATGCCGCCGTCATCTGGGCGGGCCACGACCTCGCGGAACTCGCCGGTCAAACCGTTCGACTCCGGGTGTCCTTTGACCGCGGCACGGCGCCCAATCCACAACTTTTCGCGCTCAACCTCACCCCATCGTCCGACGAGTAGCTCCGGGTGAAGTCATTCACCGCCGGGCCTTCCTTCCCGCCATGTCCTTTCTCGCTCCATCCACCCTCACCGGAGCCTTGATGCTCGGCGCCTGCCTGTCATCGCTGCCGGCCGCCCCACCGAACCCGGCGTCACCACCGATCAAATACGACGAAACCACCACCGGCGTGCGCTTCGGCACCTGGGGCGAAACCACGGCCACTCCCGCGCCCGTCTTCTTCATCCTTGCGAGCACCATCGAAGAGACACTGGGCACGGCCTACTTTCGGCAGGCGGGCAATGCCTTGGCGGAGCGAGGATTCATTTGCGTTTCCGTCGATCTGCCGTGCCACGGGGCGCAACTTCGCGCCAGCGAACGCCCCGGACTCGACGGTTGGCGTGATCGAGCAGACCAGCATGAAAACTTCGTCACCACATCGAACCAGCGACTGCGCGAGGTGCTCGATCATCTCATCGCCGACGGCACCGCCGATCCGGAGCGCATCACCGCGGGCGGCACGTCCCGCGGGGGCTTTTTGGCCCTGCAGTTTGCCGCCGCCGATCCGCGCGTGAGCAGCGTGGTCGCATTTGCGCCCGTCACCGATCTCACCGCTCTGCGCGAGTTTCACGGCACCGAGGACAACCCGTTCGTGCAATCACTTTCGATCATCCATCAAAGCCCCGCCTTCGACGCCCGCCCCGTTTGGGTGGTGATAGGAGACCGCGATGAACGCGTCAGCACGGCCGCCGCCATCTCGTTCGTGCGCGCCATTACCGCGTCCGCCCTCGACC is from Synoicihabitans lomoniglobus and encodes:
- a CDS encoding TonB-dependent siderophore receptor, encoding MPLARPGRRLLTCAAMTAASLGLSAQSEPATKKSSESDAIVMSTFEVSTERDVGYFSAETTAGTRTSKPLVELPGTVSIINEAMIKDLKIDRLADALNYGTAGVTSLDIIQDDFSIRGYRESNRFRDGVSQSGFFNNQLYDIERIEVLKGPVALSFGSGTILGGAVNMIAKAPSATPVREVDVSIGGNSFVRGTVNVSDALTDDKNVRYRVTAGAQNDDRWKEMERDNNIFFGSGVDFDFGNSTVSLYGYHYETDSYIYFNDFLTSQTPAAGILEFNDNSTESFSTARGKDVYYDSTDDYFKASMATQLNDDLSFKVLYRYQGLKDRRRIIRGISLDADGYTLNRQDIPFAIDGDTSTVQADLNYLLNFAGMTHDITVGVDYTHSFSRQGLVVLPVDPIDTRNPDFSSDDNLPMGDAIPAFTSDNANYSDVTSYYVSDYLSFFEDKLTLVGGIRWVDVITSRKNRINGDITREETPTQSAPRYGAVYQPTKNTSVYLVHSETVASSNGLNQRGELLPDSVGEMDEIGIKAFDIKLLGGQLFSSVAYFDMAKTNVRVILPDIDPQTGFSIITTTTGDTSKGFEFELGYRAEVGPGQVDLIATHYNAETRNADGLRVPFAPDDVSSLLLKYSWSEGALDGLAIGLGGYFESTKLASTSQTLILDYGNTYDAFVNYSWNDWRFSLNLNNMSDNRYVARYAAPGLIQGSEPRTVRLNVGYSW
- a CDS encoding alpha/beta hydrolase family protein is translated as MSFLAPSTLTGALMLGACLSSLPAAPPNPASPPIKYDETTTGVRFGTWGETTATPAPVFFILASTIEETLGTAYFRQAGNALAERGFICVSVDLPCHGAQLRASERPGLDGWRDRADQHENFVTTSNQRLREVLDHLIADGTADPERITAGGTSRGGFLALQFAAADPRVSSVVAFAPVTDLTALREFHGTEDNPFVQSLSIIHQSPAFDARPVWVVIGDRDERVSTAAAISFVRAITASALDRGLNPQAELHVLPEPKGHTTPAGAPEQAAAWILSHLQP
- a CDS encoding GntR family transcriptional regulator; translated protein: MKSVNTDVAYDYVRRRILSGEYPPGHALITEGLSTATGVSRTPVRDALRKLEADGLVTIRAHAGASVKIMDLKEFKEMCDLRLALESHAAGLAAQYRNERDLAEMRHANSEMKRLTGAILKKKSEEPLISELVREDVRFHIAIMTAARNDLIKKEILRLHLINRVVSGQNGTDRATQTKALRDVHRQEVLESHNQILTAIEAGDAAGAKQAMEHHIQDIIDNRLSAMVGAESGLITHELTDEELVYSP
- a CDS encoding SDR family oxidoreductase; this translates as MSDVPSFSLGGKVVVQFGGTGVLGRSLVTALAGAGATLIVASRNRDSLASLATKEHEAGRTVHVDEVDIGSEASLQALRDRILATHGRIDGIVFNAVSRPMKSYDDNLAAWQASMDVNATGFFATVRAFGDAMVGQKSGSIVNIASQMGSIGMNPWLYEETPMQIPPDYFFHKGGMINLTRYLASHYGSHNVRVNVVSPGGIYNPDQPQAEAFVTRYGKMTMLGRLAQAREIGGSVVFLLSDASTYVTGTNIAIDGGYTAK
- a CDS encoding Gfo/Idh/MocA family oxidoreductase; amino-acid sequence: MVPVKQPDQIRLAILGCSPGNGHPYSWSAIFNGYDRDLMTAECPYPGIPAYLNQEPSATLTIPGARVTHICCTGAGDFSAEHVARCAHIPHVVEKPTDVIGHVDAVIIATDIGGDHVERARPFVEAGLPVFVDKPLADNLPDLQTFHNWVEAGHAIMSSSCMRYAREFLPYRQSTQTLGALRFVSITTAKRWETYGIHALEGIYPIVGPGFETVRNTGTPERNIVHLTHRDRIDIVAVATADLYGAFGCLQLGGTTGHAEAAFGDTLHAFKAQLAAFIDFLRTGERPFPFAETVELIKLVIAGKLSRDEGGREVRLSELTLT
- a CDS encoding HpcH/HpaI aldolase family protein; this translates as MKLRPSRVLKRLADGQLPTSLKINLADPRVIEIAGLCDVDAVWLCQEHVANDWIALENQIRAARVHNIDSLVRVSRGSYSDYIRPFESDATGIIVPHVANADEAREIVQWTRFRPIGRRALDGGNIDGKFCLTPVEDYLEHANTERLVIFQIESPEALEHVEEIAAVPGFNGILFGPGDFSHLIGKVGQLNAPEVVAARQRVGAACRANGKFAMTAGVFAPLEDLVAEGYRVINIGADVVAMSSYIQQRLHTVQDTISKLPTTLKPAAQSPYV